The DNA region tctctctctctctctctctctctctctctctctttctgtgtggcTGAGACAAACGTGGCTGCTGAGGCACATGGGAGGTGGCTGTCTCGCTGTTTGCTCTTCTTAGATTGtgccttttctttcctgtcGGATACCCACAAGTCCAAACAGTTTCCCTGATTTCCTCCTCATTGACTGATCACACCCCCTTGGCCTGTGACATTGTAGGAAGATTATTATCAGATGTAGCCTGAGCTTTAAGCTGACTGTTTAGTGCAAGGGTGCATTTTAAAGTCAACACAGAGGCATGTAGAGCTACTGCATCCTCATCAGTGAACATGCACCCCAAGAAAACTTTGCTCTAAACAATCACAGTAAACATGATTAGTAGGTGTTAACCCCATTAGAATCCCACGTCTAAAATGATTTTGATGTACTAATCTATGATCCACTATGAATGTGCTTAAGCAGCGTCTGTTTCATAAGTGCATATGTTAGTATAAAATAGCCAAATGATTTTAGCTTATATTCCCTTGCACTGCAGGTGTTAGTGCTTTCCATGCTTTAGAGTTAAAGTCACACTCTTGACTCTGGCAAAACTATGGTcttgggatggatggatgggttagGATGGATGGATCTGTTAATTTACACTGTTGCAAAGGGATATTTCTTTTGATGGAACCACACCATCTTTAAGCATTAGcatgctgaaaacacaaataacataCATACAGATGCAGTGGCAGACTCAGGCTGTCTGAggtgaaaaagcaaacaaaaagcacatGAAGGGGTCATGATGCATTTACATGAACCTGTTCCAAACCCTTTTCTAGCATGTAGGGAAGCCTATATTACTTTCACCCAATTTTAAGGGCACCCATTAGTGCACTGCATCATACAGTGTATTCTGCACtgtgacatgctgatgttataTTCTCCACTGAGAGCTTTATGAGTTTACAGAGAAAGATCAACACTTCCCCCACTTCATCCCACCCTGTTTGTCTTGATCAATCCTGGGTTCATCCTGCTTTATATCACGCCGTTCCTCCCCcaacccctctctctccctctgggcTTCCCTCTGTTAATATTTCCGTCTCTGTGTCTTGTTTGTAAAGCgaagcagctgctctcagctATTCCATCCTGCAGAAGtgatgtgtgagcatgtgtgacGGCACAACAGAGGCTGTCTGGGTACTGCGGTGCtaccttgtgtttttttttcaacagaCATCCCTGCGTGCATGCCTGTGTCTTCCTGCAGGTGCATGTCCTTGTGGTAGTGGACACGCGCTGCATGACTGTTTCTGCTGAGTCACTTGTATCCTGCATCATTTATCTGCACAGGAAGGATTCCATCCAGTtctgctctcactctgctgtgcAGTCATGCACAGTCATCAGTGTGCTATTGTATCTTAAGACTCACATAAGTCTTCTAATAATACACTGTTGCTACAGTgatgatttgaaatgaaataattgtGATTTTGTTTCTGACGGCCTCaaatcttttctctttgtctcttatTCAGCCCTCTCCAGTTCACATCCTGTCCATCAACTTCTTATTTGCGTCCCTCTGCACATCCGCCTAACTCATGTGGCTGCAGTAAGTCAGTGTGCTGTCATGGCTTCCACTACTTTACTGTTTCTGGCCCTCTCTTCCTCCGTCTCCCTCACAGGTAAGAGACACAATGATGTCATGACAAGAATGTCAGGACTGCCTGCACACCATCAGCTGACATGTCCGTGTTTTTGCTTCCTAGTGGCTGTCCTGTTTGGCGAGCCCAGAATTTACGGGGGTGAGTTCAGTTTCTTGCAACTGTTGTCGAAAAGAGTCAGGAGCAAAAACAGGCCATGCTGCACGTTCACCATGATGCCTCAGGCTGATTTTAAATTAGTATGTCAGTTAAATTTGTTTACAATgcagcatttagaaaaaaaaaaaaggtcattcaAGTGTGGTCGGGTCAGGGGGCGTGGACTTATGGTGGAGTTGAGTGTTGTGCTTGCGAACAGCAACTGACAACTCTTGCATAGCGTACCTTTAATGGTTGTGTCAAATTCACCAGAGGATGCCACTGGATATGGCCCCATCTTTGAGGAGGAGCCTGTGGATGTGGTCTACACTGAGGACTCACCCGATGGGAGAATCTCCATGAACTGCAGGGCACGAGCGAACCCACCAGCTACATACAGGTGCACTCACTAAAGAGGATTTTCCTTCAAAGCAATACTATACTGCGTATTATATCTATCATATATGAAATTGTATTTGATGACTCCCAGGTGGCGCCGTGATAACTGGGAAATCAAGCTGATGGAGCAGCCGGATGAGCACTACAGCCTTGTGGGGGGTAACCTAGTGATCACCAACCCCAGACAGAAGAAACACGCTGGGACGTATGTCTGCGTGGCCAGGAACATCTACGGCACCGTCATCAGCAAGGAGGCCAGGGTCAAGTTTGGATGTGAGCATGTGAACCCTGCTGGGGCCGCTGATGCCAGCGAGCAGGGCAGCAGTACTCACCCAAGTTGATATTGAAACTTGAATTACGgcacattttttatgtttttaatttataATTCCTGTTTCTTATTTTCTCCTTGTGTGCCACCTAGTTGTGGATGAGTTTCCCCAGGAGGAGAGAGACCCAGTGTCTGTCAAAGAAGGACAGGGAGTAGTTCTGCTGTGTGCGCCCCCAAAAGCCTGGCCACGTACGTGAAGGTCCTCATGTCTTCGTGAGAAAAGTCAGTCTTGTGAAGATAACAGCTCGTTCACGtgcctctgtcttttctgtctttacagAGGAGGTGACCTACCGCTGGATCTACAACGAGTTCCCCGTTTTCCTGCACACGGATAACCGCAGGTTTGTCTCCCAGAAGACGGGGAACCTGTACATCTCCAAAGTGGAAGCTCAGGATGCAGGGAACTACTCCTGCTTTGTTTCCAGCCCCATCATTGGAAAGAGTGTCTTCTCCAAGTTCATCCCCCTCATCCCTTTACCCCCTGACGAGGGTGAGTAGTGGTAAAAAatagctgtgctgcagcttAATAAGAAAGGCCAAAGAAAACTATGACAGAAAGTGTTGTTTCTGATGTGCAACATTTGgatatgatttattttttttggccTCAGGTGAGAGAAAGTACCCAGCAGACATCAGGGTGAAGTTCCCAGACACTACTGCCATGCTGGCCTCTAATATTACACTGGAGTGCTTTGCTCTGGGAAAGTAAGTAATAAATGAAGGGCTCATGAGATGCATGCTTTCACCTAGACATCAGTTTATTTGAAGATAACTGATGATGTGCACATTTGTGATCTGTATTTTAAGTTTAAGCTTAAACGTAATTAAAGTTTAAGTTTGAATTCAATCAGTGTAATGCaattttttgtgtcttttcagccCCATCCCTCATATTGTTTGGAGGAAGGTGGACGCCACAGACCTCCCACCAAATCATGAGATCAGTGAATCTGGAGCTGTGCTTCATCTGTACAATGTGCAGTACGAGGATGTGGGAGCATACGAGTGTGAAGCCATCAACACCAAAGGAAAGGACTGGCACAAGGCCTGGCTGTATGTGGAGTGTGAGTGATTTCAATGCAGTGTACTTTTACCAACATGACATTGTAAAGATGACTCCACAGGGCAGTGATCATTTAAATGAATCTGCCAGAGCGGCTTTTGTGAGACAACACGTAAGAAATTATTGTGTCCAGTAGAAATGCACAAAGGAGCACATCTGTGGTGCATTTATTTGACTATTGTGCCTGTTTTGTTTCCGCAGCTGCTCCGGAGTGGGCGGAAACCATCAACAACACTCAGATCGACATTGGCTCAGAGCACACCATGCGCTGCGTTGCGTCAGGGAAGCCCTTTCCTTTCATCCGCTGGTACAAAGATGGATATATGGTAAAAAGTCATGCATGTTGTCACCAACTATTTAAGACATTAAACACATGATATCAACTTAGCATTTgtgcattgaaattacattcaAGGTTACAtttaggttgtgtgtgtgtgttttccagtaCGGGAAGGGGGAGTTGAAGTTTTCCAGTCTCACTTTTGATGACTCAGGAATGTACCAGTGTGTTGCTGAGAACTATTGGGGCATCAAATACGCCAACGCCGAGCTGCGAGTCATTGGTGAGTCAGTTGTGTTTTAAAGAGTTTGAGGCACTGAAGCACTGAAGGCTAGCTGTCAAAACAAATTGCGTCTTGGTGTACGATAATATAAATTTCTTCTTGCTAGATGATATGATGAAACTGAGGACACCAGTGAGTAAGCATAAAATTGCACCTGATTATCTCCCTTCAGCCTGTGCTCCTACATTTGAGTTTAATCCTGTGAAGAAGCAGCTTCTTGGAGCTAAAGATGGCCGTGTGATGATCGAGTGTAAACCCCGAGCTGCTCCTAGACCGAGGTACACCTGGACAAAGGACAAAGAGGTCCTCTTCAACAATTCCCGGTCAGTCCAATCCACAGTTTTCAACAATaatttcccatctgctgtcaagCATCATAGCTAAACTAATTATCTTCATTCTTAGCATTTCCATCCTGTTTGATGGGAGTCTGGAGATCCTCAATGCCACCAGGAGTGATGAGGGCCTCTACACCTGTTTTGCAGAGAACGACAGAGGAAAATCCAACAGCTCTGGCTATCTCACCATCACAGGTCAGGgaatatgtgcatatgtgtgtaccGGTGTCAGGAAGCAGGTTCATCGAGATCATGATTATTTATTGACCACTGTAGCAAAGCTTGATGAACATGTACATCCAGCATCATGTGGGTCTTCTACCAAATCCTGCTGTCTAATCAAGACAATACATGTGGACCTTACAGGTGGTAATGCAAGTCgttgctgccctctggtggtcaggAGTATTGATAACTTCAATTACTACAGTGATAATGAGTGACATTTGACAGCTGGCCCACATTGTGCCACAGCAGCACTAAAATAATACAGCAATGAACGTGTgcattgataaaaaaaattgaaGCAGCAAAAGTGATACCAAACTTACTTTCCCAACTAACTAATTACTTTTATGTGCAGTAACTGGTAAACAGTGACATATTCTTGCGTAAGGACAATGGTTTTGGCTTTATTTGCAATGCGTCTTTTTCCTAGATGCTACCAGTATCACGGAAGCACCTGAAGACACTGAAGTAAAGGTTGGTGATGAGGTGATTCTGAGTTGCGCTGCCTCATACGACCCCATGCTGGATATCGCATTCATCTGGGCCATCGACTTCAGGGTCATCGACTTTGACGCTGAGTGGCAACACTACGAACGCGTTGTGGTAGGGCAATGGTTGATCGTAGCCTGATTCAATATCTTACATGGTTCTCACTCTGCTGGTATCGTTAGATAATGACGAATATACAGATTAGCTTTGCTTCCTGTGGTTCAGAGTGACGATGGCCACGGTGACCTGAGAATAAAGAACGTCCAGATTTGGCACGAAGGTCGCTACACCTGCACGACTCAGACAGTGGTGGACAGCGACTCGGCATACGCTGATCTCAAGGTTGTAGGTCAGTCCCAGCATACTTTGCTTCAAATGATCATAGATTATTTTTGATTTCTGATCACATTTTAGTAGTTTGGTTGACATTCTTACAGAGGAATAAGAATAGCAGAACATCAACATTACGAGTGATGtgtaaaaagctgtttttattgcAATCATTACtttatttgttaattatttACAACCTTCAAACCCACTTGTCTACATATTAACCTTCTTTCCACACATCAAATCCAGGAGTTCCTGGGCCTCCTGGTGTGATCCGGGTGGAAGAAATCGGGGACACGTGGGTGAAGCTGTTGTGGAGCAAAGGAGCGGATCATAACAGCCCCATTCTCTCCTACACCATTCAGACCAGACATTACTGGGCTCTGCATGAAGACGACTGGAGGGATGCCAGCTCCTGTGAGTACTGCTCACTGCCAGTAGGGGGCCAAGTTGCTCTGCAGATTGGATTAATTGGAGCATCATGACCACTATTTGACATGATATTCGTGTCTCCTTCAGCTCCGGCATTTCTTGACGGCAGTCTGGAGAGGGCAGAAGTGACAGACTTGTACCCTTGGATGGAGTATCAGTTCAGGATCATCGCCACCAATGAGCATGGCTCTGGAGAGGCCAGCATCCCCTCCCTCAAGATCAAAACCTGGGATGCTTGtaaggaaagaaaaatattcGGCCCTTTATTTAGGAAGTCAGAACAGAAGTCTCGAGAAATGAGTCTCCACAAACTGTCAGTGTGGGATTAAAACCTCTAAtgtcctgttttcttctcagCACCAGTGGTTGCTCCCACTGATGTGGCAGGTTTTGGGGGTAGAAATGGAGAAATTATCATCACATGGACAGTAAGTAAGCCCTCAGTTCATGTGACACCGAAAATGCTGACATACAAAATCTTTTCaaaattcttttcttttcttttcttttctttccactctTGACCCATTAGCCTGTGCAGCCGTGGTACTTCTATGGTAAAAAGTTTGGCTACATTGTGGCATTCAAGCCTCACGATGCATACGACTGGTGGTACGAGACCATTTCAGACCCAGAAACGAGGCGTTACGTTCACAGGGACTCCTACTTCATTCCCACTGATGAAGATTTCCAGGTCAGAGAGTTTCAGGTGAAGATCAAGTCGTTTAATGTGAAAGGAGACGGACCATACAGCCTCACCAAGGTCATCTACTATCCAAGAGATGGTGAGGATTTTGGTTTTTAGCTTGGTTTCAGTTTACATTCCCTTTGAAACATAAAGAATgagacatttttgtcttttctcatcgtttttgtctgtcttctccagTGCCTACAGAGTCTCCGACAGACGTCTATGCCAGGCCGGTGTCCTCCACTGAAGCTCTGGTCTGGTGGTTACCAGTGGTCGACACTGGAACAGGCCTGCAGCAGTACATTGAGGGATACCAGGTACTACCAGGAGCTTTTACTGAACAAGTTCTGTACAGTCACTGAAGTTTTCTGTCCCAAAAACTTCACAAATATATTGGATAAACAATAACATTTCTAAAGTGTATGCAAAGATTTGTTACATTTCTTAAAAACTTACTTTTTAGCTAGCTAAGCTGTAGCAGCTGTGAGCCAGTTCATGACACTAGCAACAGAGTGTAACCTGAGATTTTGCCCAAGAAGTACCAGGTTTTAAAGTTTATGTTTCTTGCAAGTGACATTGTGACTTGCTACCAGCCTCTTTCAGTGTATCTTTTCCTTGATGCCAATGTTGGTTAGTAACAGCGTAACAAAGTGGGTTTAGAAATGTCTCCCCTTGTCCAGTGATTACTGCAAATAAACTGACAAACATTTGATTTCAAAAACTATATTTCTTGCTCACCAGGTCAAGTACTGGAGAAAATATGATGATCCTGAGCCGGGAGCAAACCGTATATTCGTTCCAGCCACAGTTAATCAGACCAGGTTGGAGAACATGTTGCCAGACTCTCACTACCTCATTGAGGTCCGTGCTTTCAACGGAGCCGGCTTCGGACCCCCTGGTGAACACTGTGAGATGTTCACAAGGAGACCACGTAAGAGCAGTTTGTTAGTCAGTTTGTTTGGGAAAAAAACCCTCTTAATTTCATGATATGCAGATATAAATGTGATCTTAATCGatggttttgtgttgttttacagCACCACCAGACCCTCCCAGGATGTGGCGCTATATTTCCTGGACAGGAAAGTGGTTGTATGTGTGGTGGGATCATATCCCATATGACTGGTTTGGCAATATTTCCTTCCCGCTGTACTACAAGGTGGGTGTGAAGCTTAGACCTTGCTACCATCTATTTAGCCTAAAAATGCAAGTTTTCATTAGATCTGAGACAGAAATGCTGAAAATCTACCATGCGTTTTGTTTTCCAGGTCATGTTCAGAAAGACAGGCTACATCTACGGGAAAGTCTACATCACTGGCTGGCACTTCATGGACTTCCCCATGCCTCAGGTTGGAGACTATGAGCTGATGGTACGCGGCCGTTACGAAGGAGGAGATGGCCCAATCAGGAAGATTAGGATTAAGGGTAAGACATAAACAGTGTGATGACtgattaaagattttttttgtcctcttggTCCATTTGTCtcatgctgtttctgtttcctcaggtaaagCATCGATGATCACACCCACTCTCAGCCTGGTGTCCTTGGTGCTGCTGGCGCTGTGCCTTGTGGGATTGGAAATTTAAGCCTGCCACAAGTGACATGTATATAATAGACTCTGAAAAGTAAATATGTGGGCCTAATAAGAGATCCAGTCTCCTCCAATCACTCCTCACATTGATTGTAATCCGTTAAGATCCTACATGACGCATTTGACCCGCATCTGTTCTCTTCTAACACCACACAGGAAGTTGTCATGTTGCCATATCTGTTTGTCTGAAGAGAAGATCCTAAATGCACTCTGCCAAATCCAAACTTCTTATCCATGTTGCCCCAAACTCAAAGCCAAAATCAATAAAGACAGATGAGAATCTGTCATATAATCAGGCACTTAATGCTTTAATTAAGCTCTCCACATACTGTTCAGATAGAAACAAATGCATTCAGAAAgccatttttaatttgtttgcagTAGTTTTACCATCAAgccatttcctgtttgtctgctgtctttCAGTTTGATGTTCTTAtcactgtttcctgtgtggACCAACAGTATCAAGGTAGAATTTAACCCATATAATGGGAGAATGTTATTTATAACAAGCACTATAAATTTCTCAGATGGTCACGTAATGAATATTGTGTAAAGAACTGTATATTAATCACTGCATATCACACGTTTTAAAAAAGCTTCTTCTCCACAGTGGTAAGGCTCGAGACTCTAGaaggtgttttcacttttgttaaACCTTTTTTAGATTCACTATTCTAAACTTTCAATGGTGCTGTGCGACAGGTGCAGAGGAGGTTTGCTTAATGTTGATTTAGATTTTCATCCTAACTGGAATCACCTGGGTAGACAATTAAAGCACGACTTCTAGCTGCACcgatgaaggccaaatcacttTGATGACAACTTCCTTTGACACCAGTGATGATTTTTGAAgtgaaaatgtattatttgaaTGAACCATCAGGGTTAGACAGAAACTACTGTATAGCACATATATATGCTAATTTCCTTCATGTCAGGCTGCAAAACCATTAAACTGAGTACAACAGTCTATATTGTCACATTGGTTTAATTTTACTCTATTTTTGATTAGCCAATTTCAAGGGAGAGTCTATCTCTGATCTCAGatgaacaaaacacatttgcaaGAAAAACTTAATACCAATCATGACACGTTCCTTGGTTGGACTTTTCATTGGCTCTTATTGGTATTTAATGTTAAAATTAATAAGCAAGGAATTTCAATTTTCTATTATTCCCCTCTTGAATTTTTGAGTTCTCTCAGAGCCTGTAATTGAAATGCGGTGTGTGTTTTCCACCAGCGGATGGCAGTACATCCACGTGCCATTTACCAAGGCATCAGGAATCATTCGGTCCAATCGTATACTCAATGCAGCGtacaacagtgttttttttcttttatttcttatcTGAATTGTGGCATATAATCACCGTTTACATTTTCCTTACAATGAAAGTTTGCAGCAATGCAAAATATGTGCTGATAAGgatgtttttcctttctctgtgtATTCTTTGCTTCACAGCAGTATTATTCACAGgttgcttttttcacaataaatagtACTGTAATGTTGGTTTCTCTTAGGGTTGCTCATTTCTTGTATGCTGTGAACAGCCTATTCATAATGTTTTGTGACAGTGgctcagaaaaaaagagggaagggttttttttttatgtctctgtgcttctgtttgtgctTTAAAGGTAGCTGGCTTGCATACTGTACAGGAGTCTCTGTGTGGGTGGCTTTTATCTCTCCTATTTCCACCTCCATTACCAGCATTTCTCCCATTTTACCTCCTTCCCCTCAAACAAATTACCTACACACAGCAAATCCCATGTGAGGCTGAAATCAATGCTGCCATCATTTACAAACAATCACAGCAGATGCACAAAGGTGAGGGGCATAGCAGGGTACTGAGTCTTCCTCCAGAGGATGATATTGAAGAGCCTGCTGTTGTGGTCCATGGTtccttctgcttttatttacatgttCTGGTTTGGCTGCTTTGTGGACAATGAACAAGAGCTGCATTAGTATGTGCCTTTAATCTGTCTCCGTGGCTTGAAAGCAGGGCATCACCCACATGTTTTTTGTACAGAATGAAATCTCatgttttttcaaatgttgcTTTTAGTAGACTCAGAAAACAAGTCTGTGGATTAAAGggtgtgtttttccattatGATTTTGTCAAGTTTATAGTGAATGGGAACTTCTGATCAAGCATTTGCCAAGTCAAATCTGCATGACGTGATCCTGACAGTGTAAAGTGCCACTGAGCCCCAGGTTAACTGTGGAAGTGGTTTGCTAAATTAGATATATCAGTTGGGTGCATGGAggactgtgtgcatgcaaaACATGAAACTCTGCCAATACATTGCTTTGTCAGTGTGGGGATTGATGGGTGGTGGCTCTGACTGATATTGTGCTAAGATATGTGCAGGAGGCACTGCACTCCCTTTGGTCATCGCTGTGAATAAGACGAGTAATTTGGTCAACTCGCCTGATCAGGGATGCATATGCAAACGGAACTCTGGCACCGGCTGTGCTgtccaaaataaaatgcatagCGAATGGCGCTTTCAGGAAATGCACCTAAGCGACTGATTTCGTGAATGTTACTCATACATCTGTATACAGCACACTGCACGGACATGCAAATGCTGCATCTTTGGTGGGTGATGTGGACACCTTACTGCATGAACAAAATCTATATTTTATCATAGTTTAACAAAGACAGTTCAGCTGTATGGCCAGCTAAGTAAGTTGATAATTTCTCAAAGATggctttaaatgaaatgatagaTCTGTGAATACCTGAATAAATCGTCCATCACCGGTGATGGAAAGGATCCAAATGCAATTTCTCAAGTACTATAATTAAGTACACTTTTGATATACTCTGAGTACTTGAGTGTTCCCATTTATGCTACTTTACACTTCTAgtccttttcatttcagagggaaatattgtacatCTATAAATTTGGATGCCTCTGCCCCCCCTTCCCCTTCCTTGTGTCtccctgtgtttttctcctATCCTTTTGGGTCTTGTGTGTCCTCTCCTGGTGTttatctctgtttgtgtgtgtctggactgaGAGGTTCCTCCCTCCATGAATCACCTACACCTGATCCTCGTGCCAATCAgccatcacagctgcagccaatcctcTAATCACCAGCCACAGGATAAATACCTGGTCCTCCTCACCGGTCTTCACTGGATCTCTAGCCTGGTGACACGTCTCAGCTGTTAAGCTCTCTCAGTGCCTTGCTTTTTGCTTATCTTCCAAGTGATGAAACGGTGCTTTCCTTGTGCCTCAGGATCACCTCCCTTATATGTCTACCTGCCAAGTCTGCCCAGCTCCAGTCCATCATCTTTAGTCCTGCTGACTCATCT from Chaetodon trifascialis isolate fChaTrf1 chromosome 22, fChaTrf1.hap1, whole genome shotgun sequence includes:
- the cntn1b gene encoding contactin 1b, which translates into the protein MASTTLLFLALSSSVSLTVAVLFGEPRIYGEDATGYGPIFEEEPVDVVYTEDSPDGRISMNCRARANPPATYRWRRDNWEIKLMEQPDEHYSLVGGNLVITNPRQKKHAGTYVCVARNIYGTVISKEARVKFGFVDEFPQEERDPVSVKEGQGVVLLCAPPKAWPQEVTYRWIYNEFPVFLHTDNRRFVSQKTGNLYISKVEAQDAGNYSCFVSSPIIGKSVFSKFIPLIPLPPDEGERKYPADIRVKFPDTTAMLASNITLECFALGNPIPHIVWRKVDATDLPPNHEISESGAVLHLYNVQYEDVGAYECEAINTKGKDWHKAWLYVESAPEWAETINNTQIDIGSEHTMRCVASGKPFPFIRWYKDGYMYGKGELKFSSLTFDDSGMYQCVAENYWGIKYANAELRVIACAPTFEFNPVKKQLLGAKDGRVMIECKPRAAPRPRYTWTKDKEVLFNNSRISILFDGSLEILNATRSDEGLYTCFAENDRGKSNSSGYLTITDATSITEAPEDTEVKVGDEVILSCAASYDPMLDIAFIWAIDFRVIDFDAEWQHYERVVSDDGHGDLRIKNVQIWHEGRYTCTTQTVVDSDSAYADLKVVGVPGPPGVIRVEEIGDTWVKLLWSKGADHNSPILSYTIQTRHYWALHEDDWRDASSSPAFLDGSLERAEVTDLYPWMEYQFRIIATNEHGSGEASIPSLKIKTWDASPVVAPTDVAGFGGRNGEIIITWTPVQPWYFYGKKFGYIVAFKPHDAYDWWYETISDPETRRYVHRDSYFIPTDEDFQVREFQVKIKSFNVKGDGPYSLTKVIYYPRDVPTESPTDVYARPVSSTEALVWWLPVVDTGTGLQQYIEGYQVKYWRKYDDPEPGANRIFVPATVNQTRLENMLPDSHYLIEVRAFNGAGFGPPGEHCEMFTRRPPPPDPPRMWRYISWTGKWLYVWWDHIPYDWFGNISFPLYYKVMFRKTGYIYGKVYITGWHFMDFPMPQVGDYELMVRGRYEGGDGPIRKIRIKGKASMITPTLSLVSLVLLALCLVGLEI